In Phaeobacter gallaeciensis DSM 26640, a genomic segment contains:
- a CDS encoding YjiH family protein produces MEQSATAISRDIGVYLKLIFGSLFGICFFMLPFFWEGELTLPIALVQKVISKPFESLLPGVVVALMILSGLVSLFATATGGKGLNAYFQSVFVTSWMSVLFRLAGAVLAICAFWHLGHEALWGEFTGEIIIILLMPSLLVIFFLATTMLPFLLDFGGVEFFGVYLQKLFKTLFRLPGRASVLSLTSFVGSGTNGIIAAELDYKKGMYNAREVSIICLGFGTISLPAVFVYTTAIGGLEVAHFLYFALTLLIVGIASTMVIARVPPLSIKTDEFFEGRKDPLIDQETGGKTRFEIARDLAYTKAARAPSLGKILKDGVLTTFELYMSVFPLIVLIGTLALIATEYTPIFNWIATPITPALEAIGLPEAQTAAPGFLTGFADLLLPFLAAENIDSQLTKFVMCITGTITVICMSETGAILLKSAIPVNFVDLLLVFLIKTAVSVPIALAMGRLYGLT; encoded by the coding sequence ATGGAACAATCCGCCACCGCCATATCCCGCGATATCGGGGTGTATTTGAAACTGATTTTCGGATCGCTTTTCGGGATCTGCTTTTTCATGCTGCCCTTCTTTTGGGAGGGAGAGCTGACTTTGCCCATCGCCCTGGTGCAAAAGGTGATTTCCAAGCCGTTTGAATCGCTCTTGCCCGGCGTTGTCGTGGCGCTGATGATCCTGTCCGGGTTAGTCAGCCTGTTTGCCACCGCCACCGGGGGCAAAGGGTTAAACGCCTATTTCCAATCGGTCTTTGTGACCTCGTGGATGTCCGTGCTGTTTCGCCTTGCCGGGGCCGTGCTGGCCATCTGCGCCTTTTGGCATTTGGGGCACGAAGCGCTGTGGGGCGAATTTACCGGGGAAATCATCATCATTCTGCTGATGCCTTCGCTGTTGGTGATTTTTTTCCTGGCAACAACCATGTTGCCCTTTTTGCTGGATTTCGGCGGGGTCGAATTCTTTGGTGTCTATCTTCAAAAGCTGTTCAAAACCTTGTTTCGCCTGCCCGGACGGGCCTCGGTATTGTCGCTGACCTCGTTTGTTGGCTCTGGCACCAATGGCATCATCGCCGCTGAGCTCGATTACAAAAAGGGCATGTATAACGCGCGAGAAGTGTCGATCATCTGCCTTGGCTTTGGCACGATTTCCTTGCCCGCCGTGTTTGTCTACACCACCGCGATTGGCGGGCTTGAGGTGGCACATTTCCTGTATTTCGCGCTGACATTGCTGATTGTTGGCATTGCCTCAACCATGGTGATTGCCCGTGTTCCGCCCTTGTCCATCAAAACCGATGAGTTTTTTGAGGGCCGTAAAGACCCGCTGATTGATCAGGAAACAGGCGGCAAAACCCGTTTCGAAATCGCCCGTGATCTGGCCTATACCAAAGCCGCGCGCGCACCCAGCTTGGGCAAGATCCTGAAAGACGGTGTGTTGACCACGTTCGAGCTCTATATGTCGGTTTTCCCGTTGATCGTGCTGATCGGCACCTTGGCCTTGATCGCCACGGAATACACGCCGATTTTCAACTGGATCGCGACGCCAATCACCCCTGCGCTCGAAGCCATCGGCCTGCCCGAAGCGCAAACAGCCGCGCCCGGGTTTCTGACCGGTTTTGCCGATTTGTTGCTGCCCTTCCTGGCGGCTGAAAACATCGACTCGCAATTGACCAAGTTCGTCATGTGCATCACCGGAACGATTACTGTGATCTGCATGAGCGAGACCGGAGCCATCCTGCTGAAGTCCGCCATTCCGGTGAACTTCGTTGATCTGCTTTTGGTCTTCCTGATCAAGACCGCCGTATCGGTTCCAATTGCCCTTGCGATGGGGCGGTTATACGGGCTGACCTAA
- the nhaC gene encoding Na+/H+ antiporter NhaC, translated as MKTTIPDGARKPHMREAIISLLSLITGIFISIVLYGLDAHIPMLLGVCVASLVALRCGFSWTNIQNGMVRGITAAIPATIILLVVGILIGVWILAGVVPTLIYYGLQIISPSVFLPTTLIICAITSLATGTSWGTTGTVGVALMGIGAGLGFPAPVVAGAVLSGAYFGDKMSPLSDTTNMAPAMVGTDVFTHIKHMSYTTSVSFGLTLLIEIFLGRSYAAQEGNLDRIDTILKTLEDNFTLNPVLLLPILVVMVVSYKKMPAIPGIAMGAVAGVICAVGLQGANFETISAVAMWGFESKTGVEDVDSLLSRGGLNSMMYTIALIFAGMMFGGVMERTNQLKVVAEKILSYAKSTGSLILSTVLTAIMANIVLADQYMAIVMGARSFAPAYRDRGLAPENLSRAVEDSATVTANLVPWNAGGAYQFATLGVPTILYLPFNFFCWLSPLVTILFGYMGWTITPLKSEDADGRSDA; from the coding sequence ATGAAAACCACAATCCCCGACGGGGCCCGAAAACCCCATATGCGGGAAGCGATCATCTCATTGCTTTCCCTGATCACCGGCATCTTTATTTCGATAGTCTTATACGGGTTGGACGCACATATCCCGATGCTTTTGGGTGTGTGTGTCGCCAGTTTGGTAGCGCTGCGATGTGGGTTTAGCTGGACCAATATTCAAAACGGAATGGTGCGCGGGATCACAGCGGCAATTCCGGCGACCATTATCCTTTTGGTTGTGGGCATCTTGATCGGCGTCTGGATTTTGGCCGGGGTCGTACCGACGCTTATCTATTACGGATTGCAGATTATTTCGCCATCGGTCTTTTTGCCGACCACACTGATCATCTGCGCTATCACATCGCTTGCCACCGGCACCAGCTGGGGCACGACAGGCACGGTCGGGGTGGCCTTGATGGGAATCGGAGCCGGGCTTGGCTTTCCTGCGCCGGTGGTCGCGGGCGCGGTTCTGTCGGGGGCCTATTTCGGAGACAAGATGTCGCCGCTCTCCGATACAACCAACATGGCCCCAGCCATGGTTGGCACGGACGTTTTTACCCATATCAAACACATGTCCTACACGACCTCGGTGTCCTTTGGATTGACCCTGCTGATCGAGATTTTTCTGGGCCGCAGCTATGCCGCGCAAGAGGGCAATCTGGACCGCATCGACACGATCCTGAAAACCCTTGAGGACAATTTCACCCTGAATCCGGTGCTGTTATTGCCGATCTTGGTGGTGATGGTGGTGTCTTACAAAAAGATGCCAGCCATTCCTGGCATAGCCATGGGCGCAGTGGCAGGGGTTATTTGTGCGGTTGGCCTGCAAGGGGCGAACTTTGAAACGATTTCCGCCGTTGCCATGTGGGGGTTTGAGTCCAAAACCGGCGTCGAGGATGTGGATTCACTGCTGTCGCGCGGCGGGTTGAATTCGATGATGTACACGATCGCTTTGATTTTCGCAGGCATGATGTTTGGCGGCGTAATGGAGCGCACCAACCAGCTCAAGGTCGTGGCGGAAAAGATCCTGAGCTATGCGAAATCCACCGGATCGCTGATCCTGTCCACTGTGCTGACCGCCATTATGGCCAATATCGTGCTGGCCGATCAATATATGGCGATTGTCATGGGCGCGCGCAGCTTTGCACCGGCCTATCGCGACCGTGGCTTGGCCCCCGAAAACCTGAGCCGCGCCGTCGAAGATTCCGCCACTGTCACGGCCAATCTGGTGCCTTGGAACGCCGGTGGGGCCTATCAGTTCGCCACCCTTGGTGTCCCGACAATCCTGTACCTGCCGTTTAACTTCTTTTGCTGGCTGTCGCCCCTGGTCACGATCCTCTTTGGATATATGGGCTGGACCATTACCCCGCTGAAGTCCGAAGATGCCGATGGACGGAGCGACGCATGA
- a CDS encoding LysR family transcriptional regulator — MNALRAFEAAARHSSISKAAAELNVSHSVVSQHVRNLEDWFGSKLFKRSGNRIELTGEGRRLEPQVAHGLQILSDACAGLLQASQQGAIIVSAEPALASRWLRRKITQFSEQFPKIECHLRSDWQIPDTNEHQIDLVIHFDERIQRLPGGKSQLFPVDGFPACAPSLADQLRANDPDSFFDIPIIHDNGRHVWQQWFAEHAKDSRKWTQGKVFSDLALTIDAAIDGEGVFLADKIICKRELDSGQLVQIDSRTSRCTWYSIAARENAAPNSPAETFKSWLIAEVKTHLPA, encoded by the coding sequence TTGAACGCCCTGCGCGCCTTTGAGGCTGCGGCCCGTCACTCCAGCATCTCTAAGGCAGCTGCTGAGCTGAATGTCAGCCACAGCGTGGTCAGCCAACATGTCCGGAACTTGGAAGACTGGTTTGGGAGCAAGCTGTTCAAGCGTTCCGGCAACCGGATCGAGCTCACCGGTGAAGGTCGACGCCTAGAGCCTCAAGTCGCGCATGGGCTGCAAATTCTCAGCGATGCCTGTGCCGGACTTTTACAAGCCTCGCAGCAGGGGGCGATCATCGTCAGCGCCGAACCCGCGCTTGCGTCGCGGTGGCTGCGGCGCAAGATCACTCAGTTCAGCGAACAGTTTCCCAAGATCGAATGCCATTTACGTTCGGATTGGCAGATCCCGGATACAAACGAACACCAGATTGATCTGGTTATTCATTTTGACGAACGCATTCAGCGCTTGCCGGGGGGGAAATCGCAACTCTTCCCTGTTGACGGTTTTCCCGCTTGCGCACCCAGCTTGGCCGACCAACTGAGGGCCAATGATCCCGACAGTTTTTTTGACATCCCCATCATTCATGATAACGGCCGCCATGTGTGGCAGCAATGGTTTGCAGAACACGCAAAAGACAGCCGGAAATGGACCCAAGGCAAGGTCTTTTCCGATCTTGCCCTGACCATCGACGCCGCCATTGATGGCGAAGGCGTCTTTCTGGCTGACAAAATCATCTGCAAGCGCGAGCTGGACAGCGGGCAACTTGTGCAGATCGACAGCCGCACCAGCCGCTGCACATGGTACAGCATCGCGGCGCGCGAAAATGCTGCGCCCAACTCTCCGGCGGAGACGTTCAAGTCCTGGCTAATTGCCGAAGTCAAAACCCATTTGCCAGCTTAG
- a CDS encoding DMT family transporter translates to MTANRPLFAAMLALMASAILSLADNFVGAVKETAGLWQFQLVKAMIALSFLYSAAVFVGLSCRPQNWGWLILRSVLIAVGLLTYFAALGVLPVAQAGAGLYSAPIWIMLFSVLFLGKRIGKRRVVAMIAGFVGVLMLLQPDLSNLTVFSALPLVAGAFYGTGGLATKQLCGDENPVVLALGVFATIAAISIVMLGYLALLPSALPDPGFHARGWEPLSQRFLWLTFTQAIGAAFSIAVLANAYRFAEPDFVAVCEYSFLIFAAVWALALWGLPTNLAAQGGIAIIILSGAALFLLDRPAKPAFSLSS, encoded by the coding sequence ATGACAGCCAATCGCCCCCTGTTTGCAGCGATGCTGGCCTTGATGGCCTCGGCCATTCTAAGCCTAGCCGACAATTTTGTCGGCGCGGTCAAGGAAACCGCCGGGCTGTGGCAGTTCCAACTGGTCAAAGCTATGATTGCCTTGTCTTTTCTTTATAGCGCTGCTGTGTTTGTTGGCCTCTCTTGTCGGCCGCAAAACTGGGGGTGGCTGATCCTGCGAAGTGTTTTGATCGCGGTGGGTTTACTGACCTATTTCGCGGCGCTCGGGGTGCTGCCTGTGGCCCAGGCTGGCGCCGGGCTTTATAGCGCGCCCATCTGGATCATGTTGTTTTCCGTGTTGTTTCTGGGCAAGCGGATCGGCAAGCGCCGCGTCGTTGCCATGATCGCGGGTTTTGTCGGAGTGCTAATGCTGCTGCAGCCCGACCTGTCCAATCTGACTGTGTTCTCGGCCTTGCCACTGGTGGCTGGCGCGTTTTACGGGACTGGGGGGCTCGCGACAAAGCAGCTGTGTGGGGATGAAAACCCGGTTGTTTTGGCTTTGGGTGTCTTTGCGACAATTGCCGCGATTTCAATTGTTATGCTGGGATATCTGGCTTTGCTTCCTTCGGCCCTGCCCGACCCCGGTTTTCACGCCCGCGGCTGGGAACCCCTGTCACAACGGTTCTTGTGGCTGACCTTTACCCAAGCCATCGGCGCGGCGTTCTCAATTGCCGTTCTAGCCAATGCCTATCGCTTTGCCGAACCGGATTTTGTCGCCGTATGTGAATACTCCTTTCTGATCTTTGCCGCGGTCTGGGCCTTGGCCCTTTGGGGGCTGCCGACCAATTTGGCGGCCCAAGGCGGCATCGCCATCATCATCCTGTCCGGCGCGGCGCTCTTTCTTTTGGATCGTCCTGCAAAACCCGCCTTTTCCCTTAGTTCATGA
- a CDS encoding DUF4177 domain-containing protein — MFEYKIEQINTAKIKSPKIEAQLTALGQDGWELVSVVPDFDGEHILKAFMKRRTSASA; from the coding sequence ATGTTTGAATACAAGATTGAACAGATCAACACCGCCAAAATCAAGTCGCCGAAGATCGAAGCGCAGCTGACCGCCCTTGGCCAAGATGGCTGGGAGCTGGTCTCGGTCGTGCCGGATTTCGACGGCGAGCATATACTGAAGGCCTTCATGAAACGTCGCACCAGCGCGAGCGCCTAA
- a CDS encoding YybH family protein, which produces MPVSASPTRADDAARQLNAVNDAFNAGIVAQDQEALLSLYGEEVMWIAPGTAMTLNGRDEAAKLFTFMTGAEAQVTHDIDHLFVSDDETLAVMIGDVVAKAPSMGVDGHGTYLYVLNKNGDDWKIIGDMRNQVAE; this is translated from the coding sequence ATGCCGGTATCCGCTTCTCCGACACGGGCGGATGACGCGGCTCGCCAGTTGAACGCCGTGAACGACGCCTTCAATGCGGGCATTGTCGCACAGGACCAAGAGGCACTTTTGAGCCTTTATGGCGAAGAGGTCATGTGGATCGCCCCCGGCACCGCCATGACCTTGAACGGCAGAGACGAGGCCGCCAAGCTGTTTACCTTTATGACCGGCGCAGAGGCACAGGTCACTCATGACATTGACCACCTGTTTGTCTCAGATGATGAAACCCTTGCGGTCATGATCGGGGATGTGGTGGCCAAAGCGCCTTCGATGGGCGTCGACGGGCATGGCACCTATCTTTATGTCCTGAACAAGAACGGTGATGACTGGAAAATCATCGGCGACATGCGGAACCAAGTCGCTGAGTGA
- a CDS encoding amidohydrolase, with the protein MLTNSDIAELTELRRTLHRQPELSGEEVETAKTIVEALTPLAPSKILTGLGGHGVAAVFDSGEPGPTVLFRAELDALPIQEISDNPWKSEVDGKGHLCGHDGHMMFLMGLGRILSRSPVEGGRVVLMFQPAEEDGSGARAVVADPAFDEIRPDWAFAIHIEPGRPWAYVSTRTGLVNCASQGVRIKLTGKTAHAADPEDGVSPAMAVARLIPALDALGSGGKLDDDFRLVTITHCQVGEPTFGTAPGEGEIYATLRTARDEAMESIATDARQLATDAANEFGLDVTFDIFDDFAASINDGEATDLAIGAMDKLGIENGDFGLPMRASEDFGVFGWGAKAAMLCMGPGNDYAALHNPDYDFPDDLIPVGVSIFEQITRDILGTKS; encoded by the coding sequence ATGTTGACCAATTCCGATATTGCCGAATTGACCGAACTGCGCCGGACCCTGCATCGCCAGCCTGAACTGTCTGGCGAAGAGGTCGAGACCGCAAAGACCATTGTTGAGGCCTTGACCCCGCTAGCCCCAAGCAAAATTCTGACCGGGCTGGGCGGGCACGGTGTAGCGGCGGTTTTCGACAGCGGCGAACCCGGGCCAACGGTTCTGTTTCGGGCCGAGTTGGATGCGTTGCCGATTCAAGAAATCTCTGACAACCCGTGGAAATCCGAAGTTGATGGCAAGGGGCATCTATGCGGCCATGATGGGCATATGATGTTCCTGATGGGGCTTGGGCGAATTTTGTCGCGCAGCCCTGTCGAGGGGGGGCGCGTCGTCTTGATGTTCCAACCCGCCGAAGAAGACGGCAGCGGCGCGCGGGCCGTCGTTGCAGATCCCGCCTTTGACGAGATCCGCCCCGATTGGGCCTTTGCAATTCATATCGAACCGGGCCGGCCTTGGGCCTATGTGTCGACTCGAACCGGATTGGTCAATTGCGCCAGTCAGGGGGTGCGCATCAAACTGACCGGCAAAACCGCCCATGCGGCAGATCCAGAAGACGGGGTGTCGCCCGCAATGGCGGTGGCGCGGTTGATCCCGGCGCTGGATGCGCTGGGATCTGGCGGCAAGTTGGATGATGACTTCCGCTTGGTGACGATCACCCATTGTCAGGTAGGTGAACCCACCTTTGGCACCGCCCCGGGCGAAGGAGAAATCTACGCAACCCTGCGCACTGCGCGGGATGAGGCAATGGAGAGCATCGCCACGGACGCGCGCCAGCTTGCCACAGATGCGGCGAATGAGTTCGGTCTGGACGTCACCTTTGACATATTCGACGATTTTGCGGCCTCGATCAATGATGGTGAAGCCACAGACTTGGCGATCGGGGCCATGGACAAGCTGGGTATCGAAAACGGAGACTTTGGCCTGCCTATGCGCGCCTCAGAAGATTTCGGCGTGTTTGGCTGGGGGGCCAAGGCGGCCATGTTATGCATGGGGCCGGGCAACGATTATGCCGCGCTGCACAACCCCGATTACGATTTCCCCGATGATCTGATCCCGGTCGGGGTATCGATCTTCGAACAGATCACTCGGGATATTCTGGGAACAAAATCCTAA
- the speB gene encoding agmatinase yields MTISLLGLPQDNNSSYLTGPALAPARIREAIRSDSANMFAETGLDLAANGIWSDHGDVALSGLSGQAAFDAIQTAVTSEISKGQRVLSLGGDHSVAYPVIAVHAKSYPGLNILHIDAHPDLYDNMLNNPFSHASPFARLMESGQVARLVQVGIRTLNDHQRAQAERFNVEIHEMRDLSGVTELTFDGPLYLTLDLDALDPAFAPGVSHFEPGGLSTRQALDLIHHAKGKLIGADVVELNPVRDPYGMTAMVAAKLTKELMARLYSDNRC; encoded by the coding sequence ATGACGATTTCACTGCTGGGGCTGCCTCAGGACAATAACTCCAGTTATCTGACAGGCCCCGCACTGGCCCCTGCCCGGATCCGAGAAGCTATTCGGAGCGACAGCGCCAATATGTTTGCGGAAACCGGGCTTGATCTGGCGGCAAATGGCATCTGGAGCGATCACGGAGATGTCGCTCTGAGCGGGCTTTCCGGTCAGGCGGCTTTTGATGCCATCCAAACCGCAGTGACCAGTGAAATCAGCAAAGGGCAGCGGGTCTTGTCATTGGGGGGCGATCATTCGGTTGCCTACCCGGTGATCGCTGTCCATGCCAAGTCATACCCGGGATTGAATATCCTGCATATTGATGCCCATCCGGACCTCTATGACAACATGCTGAACAACCCGTTCAGTCATGCCTCCCCCTTTGCCAGGTTGATGGAAAGCGGTCAGGTTGCGCGGTTGGTCCAAGTAGGTATTCGCACGTTGAACGACCATCAGCGCGCCCAGGCCGAACGGTTTAACGTCGAGATCCACGAGATGCGCGACCTAAGTGGCGTGACCGAGCTTACCTTTGACGGGCCGCTATACCTCACGCTGGATCTTGATGCGCTCGACCCGGCTTTTGCGCCCGGTGTCTCGCATTTCGAACCCGGCGGGCTAAGCACGCGGCAAGCTCTTGACCTGATACATCACGCGAAAGGCAAGCTTATCGGGGCCGATGTCGTCGAACTAAACCCCGTGCGTGACCCATACGGCATGACAGCCATGGTGGCCGCGAAACTGACGAAAGAACTGATGGCACGGCTGTATAGTGACAACCGCTGCTGA
- a CDS encoding ornithine cyclodeaminase, with protein MELKFSEQAYVPFVSVENMIRLVKKIGARRFMAELADVIEADFKRWELFDKTPRVASHSDVGVIELMPTSDGETYGFKYVNGHPKNANEGLQTVTAFGLLARVDTGYPILLTEMTLLTGLRTAAMSGLVGRHLAPKGADTMAMIGNGAQSEFQCLAFAEICGIKNVRLYDIAPEATRKCAKNLSQAGINVVTCTTPEESMEGAQVITTCTADKRNATILTGNMVGDGVHINAIGGDCPGKTEIAVDVIKRSDVFVEFPPQTRVEGDIQQLPEDYPVNELWQVMRGDIPGRTSDGQITMFDSVGFAVEDFSALNYVLAKIKGTDFFDSLDMLADPTDPRNLYGMLLD; from the coding sequence ATGGAATTGAAATTCTCTGAACAGGCCTATGTGCCGTTTGTCTCTGTCGAAAACATGATCCGGCTGGTCAAAAAGATTGGCGCGCGGCGCTTCATGGCCGAACTGGCCGATGTCATCGAAGCCGATTTCAAACGGTGGGAGCTGTTTGACAAAACCCCACGCGTGGCCAGCCATTCAGATGTTGGCGTGATCGAGCTGATGCCGACCTCTGACGGCGAAACCTATGGGTTCAAATATGTGAACGGCCACCCCAAGAACGCCAATGAAGGGCTGCAAACGGTGACGGCCTTTGGCCTGTTGGCGCGGGTCGATACCGGTTACCCTATTCTGCTGACAGAAATGACCTTGCTGACGGGGTTGCGCACGGCGGCCATGTCGGGCCTTGTCGGGCGTCATCTGGCCCCCAAAGGGGCTGACACCATGGCGATGATCGGCAATGGCGCGCAATCCGAATTCCAATGTCTGGCCTTTGCCGAGATCTGCGGCATCAAAAATGTGCGCCTGTATGACATTGCCCCCGAAGCCACGCGCAAATGCGCGAAGAACCTGTCTCAGGCTGGGATCAATGTTGTGACCTGCACCACGCCCGAAGAAAGCATGGAAGGTGCGCAGGTCATCACCACCTGCACCGCTGACAAACGTAATGCCACCATCCTGACCGGCAACATGGTTGGGGATGGCGTGCATATCAACGCGATTGGTGGCGATTGCCCGGGCAAGACCGAAATCGCGGTGGACGTTATCAAACGCTCGGATGTGTTTGTGGAATTCCCGCCCCAGACGCGCGTCGAAGGCGATATTCAGCAATTGCCCGAAGATTACCCCGTCAATGAACTGTGGCAGGTGATGCGCGGCGACATTCCCGGCCGCACCAGTGATGGCCAAATCACCATGTTCGACAGCGTCGGCTTTGCGGTTGAGGATTTCAGCGCCCTGAACTATGTGCTGGCCAAGATCAAAGGTACGGACTTCTTTGACAGTTTGGACATGCTTGCTGATCCAACCGATCCGCGTAACCTCTACGGTATGTTGTTGGATTAA
- a CDS encoding ATPase, T2SS/T4P/T4SS family has protein sequence MAASYLQSSMDKIPEARDPKLIELCINPDGTLWAEFQGDHFMRSVNRRLSQNEIKDLGNQIASAANTTLSRTKPIVSVSIAYRDRPIRAQVIQPPAVDGGYAISLRFFADLPLEQIKLSYLFGKERSNEEARRKRNAELRDVVATRDIEAAIKLCVTHKLNMIVSGGTSTGKTVTARKILSFVPTDERIITIEEAAELRPTQPNVVTLMSDRDEATRSADVLLTSTLRMRPDRIVLGEVRGKEAMTFLEAINTGHGGSLTTLHAETPQLAVQRLAIAALKTDVPMTYQDMNDYITRSIDVIIQAGRREGARGITEFYLPVDPAHTKETAHV, from the coding sequence ATGGCGGCCAGCTATCTGCAAAGCTCGATGGACAAGATCCCCGAGGCGCGTGACCCCAAGCTGATCGAGCTTTGCATCAACCCCGACGGCACGCTGTGGGCGGAGTTTCAGGGCGATCACTTCATGCGGTCCGTCAATCGACGGCTTTCGCAGAACGAGATCAAAGACCTTGGCAATCAGATTGCTTCCGCGGCGAACACAACGCTCAGTCGGACCAAGCCCATCGTGTCGGTCAGCATCGCCTACCGCGACCGCCCCATCCGCGCGCAAGTCATCCAGCCCCCCGCCGTTGACGGCGGTTACGCGATTTCCCTGCGGTTTTTTGCGGACCTGCCGCTGGAGCAGATCAAGCTGTCCTACCTATTCGGCAAAGAACGCAGCAACGAGGAAGCAAGACGTAAGCGCAATGCCGAGCTGCGAGATGTCGTGGCCACCCGCGACATCGAAGCTGCGATCAAGCTCTGCGTCACCCACAAGCTTAATATGATCGTGTCCGGCGGGACCTCGACCGGCAAGACCGTCACGGCGCGCAAGATCCTCTCCTTCGTGCCCACCGACGAACGTATCATCACGATCGAAGAGGCCGCCGAGCTACGTCCGACGCAGCCCAACGTCGTGACGCTTATGTCTGATCGCGATGAAGCTACGCGCAGCGCTGATGTCCTGCTGACCTCCACCCTGCGTATGCGACCTGACCGCATCGTTCTAGGCGAAGTGCGCGGCAAAGAGGCCATGACTTTCCTTGAGGCCATAAACACGGGCCATGGTGGCTCACTTACCACCCTGCACGCTGAAACGCCTCAACTGGCCGTGCAGCGCCTCGCAATCGCCGCCCTGAAAACCGATGTGCCCATGACCTACCAGGACATGAACGACTACATCACCCGGTCGATCGATGTGATCATCCAGGCCGGTCGCCGTGAAGGCGCACGTGGCATCACTGAATTCTACCTGCCGGTTGATCCGGCCCATACAAAGGAAACAGCCCATGTTTGA
- a CDS encoding type IV secretion system protein — protein sequence MGVVTWMVETTDSFLEDAAQTTFGNVAGQLGGVIAVASTLAVIGVFLNMVFQYKSMDGRTAFWFALKLILISLFAMNWVQFNAVASALINGLDQLAGGMVAGLGGGGAGASYFAEAFDDLIEEFGDYLNAAGDNMHWMAGALIGAIGAFLLGVIGALCGLVLIFAKIMLAFMIGIAPIMIALSLFDVSKDYFHRWLSSTVSYALYPLVIAGVFSTVVGMSRSLMTELGDPSGASNIGALVPFFMMMFLAGGMIIATPLIVRSISGNFMMAGPPSIPGPGGFAKGLIGTKGSRARARFGTRSNAEIAGAGIRQAGNATVSMVQRVAERAKRLG from the coding sequence ATGGGCGTCGTCACCTGGATGGTAGAAACAACCGACAGCTTTCTGGAAGACGCGGCTCAAACCACCTTTGGCAACGTCGCCGGTCAGCTCGGCGGCGTCATTGCCGTGGCTTCGACGCTCGCGGTGATCGGCGTCTTCCTCAACATGGTGTTTCAGTACAAATCCATGGATGGGCGAACCGCCTTCTGGTTCGCCCTCAAGCTCATACTGATCTCCCTCTTTGCAATGAACTGGGTCCAATTCAACGCAGTAGCCAGCGCCCTCATCAACGGGCTCGACCAGCTCGCGGGCGGCATGGTGGCAGGGCTTGGCGGCGGCGGAGCAGGTGCGTCCTACTTTGCCGAGGCCTTCGACGATCTCATCGAAGAGTTCGGCGACTACCTGAACGCGGCCGGTGACAACATGCATTGGATGGCCGGAGCCCTGATCGGCGCGATCGGCGCTTTCCTCCTCGGCGTGATCGGCGCGCTCTGCGGCCTTGTCCTGATCTTCGCCAAGATCATGCTGGCCTTCATGATCGGCATCGCCCCCATCATGATCGCGCTGTCGCTGTTTGATGTTAGCAAGGACTATTTCCATCGCTGGCTGTCCAGCACGGTATCCTATGCTCTCTACCCCCTCGTGATCGCCGGGGTGTTTTCCACGGTCGTTGGCATGTCCCGCTCGCTCATGACTGAACTAGGAGACCCCTCTGGCGCGAGCAACATCGGCGCGCTGGTGCCCTTCTTCATGATGATGTTCCTCGCAGGCGGCATGATCATCGCCACCCCGCTGATCGTCCGCTCAATCTCAGGCAACTTCATGATGGCCGGACCGCCGAGCATTCCGGGACCGGGCGGCTTCGCCAAAGGCCTAATCGGCACCAAGGGGTCACGGGCACGGGCGCGGTTTGGGACCCGATCAAATGCTGAGATCGCAGGGGCTGGAATACGGCAGGCGGGCAATGCCACAGTTTCGATGGTCCAGAGGGTGGCAGAACGGGCCAAGCGGTTGGGGTGA